CACGCGTCGCCTCGTCGGTGCCTTTGCGCGGAGGGTTGAGTGTGACCACGTCGATCTGTCCGAGGTGCTCTGCGATCGCCGGCAACGTCGTGGCGACGTCACCGCAGTGAAAACGAATGTTGTGGTAGCCGTTCAGTCGGATGTTCGCCTTGGCATCAACAACGGCGATTCCTGACTCTTCGATGCCGGTGACGTGCTTGGCGACGGCTGCCAGATGAAAGGTCAGCGCGCCGACGCCGCAGTACAGATCAACGCACACGTCATCGGCCCCGGCCTCCGAACACTTCACTGTGTGTTCGTAGAGCTTGCGGGCCAGGGCGATGTTGGCTTGGAGAAAAGCCCCGGCATGCGTCTTCAGTTTGAGAAACCCGATGCGCTCAATGAGCGCCGACTCCCGCGTCAGGGGCACGAAGGTGCGGCCGAAGATGACATTGCCGGGATCGGGGTTCACGTTCTGTACGACGCTCACCACTCCGGCAATGCGCTGCAATTGAGCCACGAGCTCGCGCGCGCGTGGCAGGGTCTGGTGGCGCGTCACCAGAATGATCTGCGCCCGCTTGGCCCAGTTGCTGACGCGCACGACGACATACCGCAAAGATCCGGCGTGGGTGCGCTCGTCGTAGATCGGGATCGTCAGTCGCTCCAGCGTCTCGCGCACCTTCGCCAGCACCCGGTTGATCAGCGGGTGATGCACCGGGCACTGGCTGATGTCGACGACCTCATGCGACTGCGGGCGGTAAATGCCCAGCAAGACGCCACCGCGCGCCGCCCGCGCCACGAGCTTTGCCTGGTTGCGGTAGCCGAAGGCCCGCGGTGAGCCGATGAGGGGAGGAATGGGAAGCCCCGCCAGACTCGGGAACCGGCTGAACGCGTCACGAACGCGTTGCTGCTTCAGCAACAGCTGCTCGCCGTACGGGCGGCCGATGAAAGCGCAGCCGACGCAGTGGG
This portion of the Candidatus Binatia bacterium genome encodes:
- the rlmD gene encoding 23S rRNA (uracil(1939)-C(5))-methyltransferase RlmD — encoded protein: MAPNPRPPAPALPCPHYPHCVGCAFIGRPYGEQLLLKQQRVRDAFSRFPSLAGLPIPPLIGSPRAFGYRNQAKLVARAARGGVLLGIYRPQSHEVVDISQCPVHHPLINRVLAKVRETLERLTIPIYDERTHAGSLRYVVVRVSNWAKRAQIILVTRHQTLPRARELVAQLQRIAGVVSVVQNVNPDPGNVIFGRTFVPLTRESALIERIGFLKLKTHAGAFLQANIALARKLYEHTVKCSEAGADDVCVDLYCGVGALTFHLAAVAKHVTGIEESGIAVVDAKANIRLNGYHNIRFHCGDVATTLPAIAEHLGQIDVVTLNPPRKGTDEATR